A stretch of Pseudomonadota bacterium DNA encodes these proteins:
- a CDS encoding cytochrome C biogenesis protein: MIEKLFISLTDAVSGTPAIAIGASFLWGVLSLVLSPCHLSSIPLIVGFIDEQGRISTKRAFFIASLFSSGLMVSIAVIGLSTAMAGRMMGDVGRYGNYFVAGVFFLVGLHLFDIIPMPWSGPGNIGIKRKGILASFILGLIFGVAFGPCTFAYMAPMLSITFQLAGTQIWYGIILLLSYAVGHCSVIVLAGTFTELVQQYLNWNEQSKGPVIVKKVCGVLVIIGGFYMIYTTL, encoded by the coding sequence ATGATTGAAAAGCTCTTCATATCTTTAACTGATGCTGTTTCCGGAACACCTGCCATTGCCATCGGAGCATCATTTCTCTGGGGTGTTTTGAGCCTGGTTTTAAGTCCCTGCCATTTATCGAGTATACCCCTTATCGTGGGATTTATCGATGAACAGGGGCGCATATCGACAAAGCGCGCGTTTTTTATTGCTTCACTTTTTTCATCAGGACTTATGGTGAGCATTGCCGTTATCGGCCTGTCCACCGCTATGGCAGGTCGTATGATGGGCGATGTGGGCAGATATGGTAATTACTTTGTTGCCGGTGTCTTTTTCCTTGTGGGGCTCCATCTCTTCGACATCATCCCTATGCCCTGGTCAGGTCCCGGAAATATCGGCATCAAACGCAAAGGCATACTTGCTTCCTTTATCCTCGGCCTGATCTTCGGCGTTGCCTTCGGACCCTGCACTTTCGCTTATATGGCCCCCATGCTGAGCATCACCTTTCAACTTGCCGGAACACAGATCTGGTACGGCATAATCCTGCTTTTGTCCTACGCCGTGGGCCATTGTTCGGTTATTGTATTGGCAGGCACATTTACAGAACTGGTTCAGCAATACCTCAACTGGAACGAACAATCAAAGGGACCGGTGATCGTGAAAAAAGTCTGCGGTGTTCTTGTGATAATCGGTGGCTTTTATATGATCTACACGACGTTATAG
- a CDS encoding site-specific DNA-methyltransferase produces MTERKQKLELTWIGKENRPRLEPRILLDDQEKSYHAQQRISEKDIFDNRLIFGDNLLALKALEQEFAGKIKCIFIDPPYNTGSAFTHYDDGIEHSIWLSLMRDRLELLRTLLSDDGSIWITIDDNEGHYLKVLLDEVFGRGHFIGSVTWEKSDSPRMDAQYFSSRHDYVLVYGKNRDRLVFNKPPNESKELADHYDKIDNEGRPYYLKPLRAMGGQGDSRMARPKLFYALVAPDGTNVFPRRQDGSDGAWRWSPEKVEREKDRIEWKKGRNGWNPYFRIYGDGQLLRPAETIWFHSEVGSNRTSKAEVKALISDLEQFETPKPERLLKRVIDIASSPDDIVLDSFAGSGTTGAVAHKMGRRWIMVELGEHCHTHIIPRMKKVIDGEDPGGITKVVDWKGGGGFRYFRLAPSLLEKDKWGNWVISKEYNATMLASAMAKHEGFVYNPDETFYWKQGKSTEKDYIFTTTNFITVEYLDSIHEEMQPDESLLICCKSFQEACEDRYENITIKKIPNLLLGRCEFGKEDYSLNIANEIQSDAEPVDEKEHAADKKGKTGKKKGPANQPALFDKEGE; encoded by the coding sequence ATGACCGAGAGAAAACAGAAACTTGAATTGACATGGATCGGGAAGGAGAACAGGCCGAGGCTGGAACCGAGGATTTTGCTGGACGACCAGGAGAAGTCGTATCATGCCCAACAGCGGATTTCGGAGAAAGACATTTTTGACAACCGGCTCATCTTCGGTGATAATCTGCTGGCACTGAAGGCGCTGGAGCAGGAGTTTGCGGGGAAGATAAAGTGTATTTTTATTGATCCGCCGTATAATACGGGTAGTGCGTTTACTCATTACGACGACGGTATAGAGCATTCTATTTGGCTGAGCTTGATGCGAGACAGGCTGGAACTGTTGCGGACGTTGTTGTCTGATGATGGTTCAATATGGATAACCATTGACGACAACGAAGGCCACTACCTCAAGGTGCTGTTGGATGAAGTATTTGGCCGAGGCCATTTCATCGGGTCAGTAACTTGGGAGAAATCAGATAGCCCAAGGATGGACGCCCAGTACTTTTCCTCCAGGCATGACTATGTACTTGTGTACGGCAAAAACAGAGATCGGTTGGTGTTCAACAAACCTCCGAATGAGTCGAAAGAGTTGGCCGACCATTATGACAAGATTGACAATGAGGGCCGTCCGTATTATCTGAAGCCGCTCCGGGCTATGGGAGGTCAGGGTGACTCAAGGATGGCAAGGCCGAAATTGTTCTATGCATTAGTTGCACCAGATGGAACAAATGTGTTTCCACGCAGACAAGACGGGTCAGATGGCGCATGGAGGTGGAGCCCAGAAAAGGTTGAACGAGAAAAAGACCGAATTGAGTGGAAGAAAGGACGAAATGGCTGGAATCCCTACTTCCGTATTTACGGTGATGGGCAGTTGTTGCGTCCTGCAGAAACCATATGGTTTCATTCAGAGGTCGGAAGCAACAGAACCTCTAAAGCGGAGGTAAAGGCACTAATCTCGGATCTGGAACAATTTGAGACACCCAAGCCCGAACGATTGCTTAAGCGAGTCATTGATATTGCTTCTTCCCCTGATGACATCGTCCTTGACTCCTTTGCTGGTTCGGGCACAACAGGTGCAGTAGCGCACAAAATGGGCCGTCGCTGGATCATGGTCGAGCTTGGTGAGCACTGCCACACCCACATAATCCCCCGTATGAAAAAGGTTATCGATGGAGAAGACCCCGGCGGCATTACAAAGGTTGTGGACTGGAAAGGCGGCGGCGGGTTCCGTTATTTCCGTCTTGCGCCGTCGCTCCTCGAAAAGGACAAATGGGGCAACTGGGTCATCAGCAAGGAATATAACGCCACTATGCTTGCCTCTGCCATGGCAAAGCACGAAGGGTTTGTCTACAATCCTGATGAGACTTTCTACTGGAAACAGGGAAAGTCCACTGAAAAGGATTACATCTTTACCACGACCAATTTCATCACCGTTGAGTATCTGGACAGCATTCATGAAGAGATGCAACCTGACGAAAGCCTCCTTATCTGCTGCAAGTCCTTTCAGGAGGCATGCGAAGATCGGTACGAGAATATCACCATCAAGAAGATTCCCAATCTGCTCCTTGGCCGGTGCGAATTCGGAAAAGAGGATTACAGTCTCAATATTGCCAATGAAATTCAATCAGATGCGGAGCCGGTGGATGAGAAAGAACATGCTGCGGACAAAAAAGGCAAAACGGGAAAGAAAAAAGGACCTGCAAATCAACCCGCGCTTTTTGACAAGGAGGGCGAATAG
- a CDS encoding DEAD/DEAH box helicase family protein: MNRIATSIKNRLSLRAPQVKSLEILSDLADILSLRKNTDLTAELEKVKSLYPTCTDFERTFPSLCFALATGVGKTRLMGAFIAYLYLAKNTRNFFVLAPNLTVYNKLIDDFSNTGSPKYVFQGIGEFVHRRPRIITGDNYEEVRQGELFKYEIHINIFNIGKINAETRSGRSPRIKRLVEYLGNSYFNYLSNLDDLVVLMDESHHYRADRGMEVINELNAILGLELTATPQVERSGGAIKFRNVVYEYSLAKAIRDGFVKEPAVATRRDFDPTHYTQDDLDRIKLEDGIRLHEDTKVALDIYARDMKVNQVKPFVLVVSQNTEHAGKLKEMISSKGFFDGYYADKVMEIHSNQTGGEKDENIERLVYLENPLNKIEIVIHVNMLKEGWDVTNLYTIIPLRTATSMTLREQTIGRGLRLPYGKRTGNDKVDKLTIIAHDKFQEIVDEANKPGSIIRKENIITIDSEELSQPKEVIKANSSMEQRMVEEQKRIDAITEPEAKQKAQVNLEVRKVILSTLPEMNTEVANISELKKDEIRDIAVEKIRQKIEFAPQPYLFADEMIREVEKAYEVIVEEFTDNIIEIPRIMILQSTESKSGFREFDLDVKNLNYQPVSEEILVKKLREQENSVDIVIGKGRIVLDFPDNIIVNELINYSEIDYDVQSDLLFKLAGEAVQKFRTYLTDDNLENVVQFHKKEIGQYIYSQMMEHFYFEAPVFQKPVIKPFSRIEEHNFSKYTKDSIHHYTETITPTNAIPSKVFSGFKKACHDLYKFDSKTEKDFAIILEQDNVVLKWLRPAAKQFRIYWKHNSKQYHPDFVVETGGTIYMVETKKEGDMETAEVREKTEAALLYCKNATEFTAQHGGKPWKYVLIPHNAVMVNMSFETLTRKFAIVGG, from the coding sequence ATGAATAGAATCGCTACCTCCATCAAAAACCGGTTAAGCCTCCGGGCTCCCCAGGTAAAAAGTCTGGAGATTTTGTCCGACCTTGCGGATATACTTTCCTTGCGCAAAAACACAGATTTAACCGCAGAATTGGAGAAAGTCAAAAGCCTTTATCCTACATGCACGGATTTTGAGAGAACCTTTCCTTCTCTCTGTTTTGCCCTTGCAACAGGGGTAGGGAAGACGAGGCTGATGGGTGCGTTCATCGCTTATCTCTATCTGGCAAAGAATACCCGGAACTTCTTTGTTTTGGCGCCTAACCTCACCGTCTACAACAAGCTGATCGATGATTTTTCCAACACCGGAAGCCCCAAGTATGTCTTTCAGGGTATCGGCGAGTTCGTCCACCGGCGACCCCGGATCATCACCGGGGATAATTATGAGGAGGTCCGTCAGGGGGAACTATTCAAGTATGAGATCCACATCAACATCTTCAACATCGGTAAGATAAACGCCGAAACGAGGAGCGGCAGGTCTCCGCGGATCAAGAGACTGGTGGAATATCTCGGGAACTCCTATTTCAATTACCTTTCCAACCTCGATGATCTTGTGGTTCTTATGGATGAGTCGCATCATTACCGTGCCGACAGGGGCATGGAAGTTATCAATGAATTGAACGCCATTCTCGGCCTTGAACTTACGGCGACACCGCAGGTAGAGCGGAGCGGCGGGGCGATCAAATTCCGGAACGTTGTCTATGAATATTCTCTGGCAAAAGCTATTCGGGACGGCTTCGTAAAAGAACCTGCTGTGGCAACGCGGAGAGATTTCGACCCCACCCACTATACCCAGGACGACCTTGACAGAATCAAACTGGAAGACGGTATCCGTCTCCATGAAGACACGAAGGTTGCTCTCGACATCTACGCCAGAGATATGAAAGTAAATCAGGTCAAGCCCTTTGTGCTCGTAGTTTCTCAAAATACGGAACATGCTGGGAAACTGAAGGAGATGATATCATCAAAAGGGTTTTTCGATGGGTATTATGCCGATAAGGTCATGGAAATCCACTCGAACCAGACCGGCGGTGAAAAGGACGAGAACATCGAGCGGCTTGTCTACCTTGAAAACCCTTTAAACAAGATAGAAATCGTTATCCACGTGAATATGCTGAAAGAAGGCTGGGATGTGACGAACCTCTATACCATCATCCCTTTGAGGACAGCTACATCCATGACATTGCGGGAACAAACCATCGGAAGAGGGCTTCGTTTACCCTACGGGAAAAGAACCGGCAACGACAAGGTGGATAAGCTCACCATTATTGCCCACGACAAATTTCAGGAAATTGTTGATGAGGCAAATAAGCCGGGTTCAATCATCAGAAAGGAAAATATCATCACGATTGATTCCGAAGAATTGAGTCAGCCCAAAGAGGTGATTAAGGCAAACTCCAGTATGGAACAAAGAATGGTGGAAGAGCAAAAACGGATCGATGCAATCACAGAACCTGAAGCGAAACAGAAAGCCCAGGTCAACCTGGAGGTGCGAAAGGTCATCCTTTCAACCCTCCCCGAAATGAATACGGAAGTAGCGAACATCTCAGAGTTGAAAAAGGATGAAATCAGGGATATTGCCGTTGAGAAGATACGGCAGAAGATAGAGTTTGCGCCGCAGCCGTATCTCTTTGCAGATGAGATGATACGGGAAGTGGAGAAGGCCTACGAGGTTATAGTAGAGGAGTTCACCGATAACATCATCGAGATTCCCCGAATCATGATCCTGCAAAGTACGGAATCGAAATCAGGCTTCCGTGAGTTTGACCTTGATGTCAAAAACCTTAATTATCAGCCCGTATCGGAGGAAATTCTCGTCAAGAAGCTCCGGGAACAGGAAAACAGTGTCGACATCGTCATCGGAAAAGGCAGGATTGTTCTAGATTTCCCGGACAATATTATCGTCAATGAGCTTATCAACTACTCTGAAATTGACTACGACGTACAGTCCGATCTTCTTTTCAAGTTGGCAGGCGAGGCGGTTCAAAAATTCAGGACATACCTCACGGACGACAATCTTGAGAATGTTGTTCAATTCCATAAGAAAGAAATCGGCCAATACATCTATTCCCAGATGATGGAACATTTTTACTTTGAAGCACCGGTTTTTCAAAAGCCGGTCATCAAACCCTTTTCAAGAATCGAGGAACACAACTTTTCCAAGTATACAAAGGACAGCATCCATCATTACACCGAGACCATAACGCCTACCAACGCGATCCCGAGCAAAGTATTCAGCGGCTTCAAGAAGGCCTGCCATGACCTCTATAAATTTGATTCCAAGACTGAAAAAGACTTTGCTATTATTTTGGAGCAAGACAATGTGGTTCTGAAATGGCTGCGCCCGGCGGCAAAACAGTTCAGGATTTATTGGAAGCACAACTCTAAGCAATACCATCCCGACTTTGTGGTAGAGACTGGGGGCACGATTTACATGGTAGAGACAAAGAAGGAAGGCGATATGGAAACTGCCGAAGTCCGGGAAAAAACAGAAGCAGCCCTCCTCTATTGCAAAAACGCTACGGAGTTTACGGCGCAGCACGGCGGCAAACCTTGGAAATATGTGCTCATTCCGCACAATGCCGTAATGGTCAATATGAGCTTTGAAACGCTGACACGAAAGTTTGCTATTGTTGGCGGTTGA
- a CDS encoding putative DNA binding domain-containing protein, giving the protein MTDAHTINMIIQEGEGLTVEFKEHFTPRIAEDIVAFANTKGGLVLLGVRDNKTVIGEKLTNDLKAKINTTARNCSPPIQVKIRQTDDVVVVEIVQGEEKPYSCSAGYFRRLDGTTQKMTNHELRVMFKENELDPYEDKINKDASWEDISRQKIQTFLKEADIRIKKIIPHEIMTSLNAAHDGKITNTGILFFAKDPKKHIFHARMTLIAFKGTDRIHIYDREDIADDLLTQFNGAIVFLKRHLNVRSEIKGVNRNDIYEIPFAALREAIANAIIHRDYSIRGTSLTIEVYDDRVEITNPGGLPKGLAKKDFGKISVRRNERIADLFFRMDKVELAGTGIRRMKEAMVQADLPLPKIRQTNFFTITFKRLTSEDMEEIFPSGAAQRKRVGATPGGGAEKGAEKGAEKGAENLSPNESAIYNLIFKNPAISKAAMALEGKLTRKTVEYNLNKLKAKGLIKRIGPDRGGRWEIVDNQ; this is encoded by the coding sequence GTGACTGACGCTCATACAATAAATATGATTATTCAGGAAGGCGAAGGACTCACCGTCGAGTTCAAGGAGCATTTTACTCCGCGTATAGCCGAGGACATAGTCGCCTTTGCCAACACAAAGGGAGGGCTTGTTCTGCTCGGTGTTCGAGACAACAAGACTGTTATCGGCGAAAAGCTGACCAATGATCTAAAAGCAAAGATCAATACAACTGCCCGCAATTGCAGTCCTCCGATTCAAGTAAAGATCAGACAGACTGATGATGTCGTTGTTGTGGAGATTGTCCAGGGTGAAGAGAAACCCTATAGCTGTAGTGCTGGTTATTTCAGGCGACTTGACGGAACAACACAAAAAATGACAAATCACGAACTGCGGGTGATGTTCAAGGAAAACGAGCTGGACCCTTACGAAGACAAGATCAACAAAGATGCCTCATGGGAAGATATTTCAAGACAGAAGATACAGACCTTTCTAAAAGAAGCGGATATCCGCATCAAAAAGATCATACCCCATGAAATCATGACAAGTCTCAATGCAGCACACGATGGAAAAATCACCAACACTGGCATTCTTTTTTTTGCAAAAGACCCTAAGAAACATATTTTCCATGCAAGAATGACGCTTATTGCATTCAAAGGAACGGACCGCATTCACATTTACGACAGGGAAGATATTGCCGATGATCTCCTTACACAGTTCAATGGGGCCATTGTGTTTTTGAAAAGACACTTGAACGTACGTAGCGAGATAAAAGGGGTAAACCGAAACGACATCTACGAAATACCCTTCGCAGCGCTCCGGGAAGCCATAGCCAACGCTATTATCCACAGGGATTATAGTATACGCGGTACGAGCCTTACAATCGAGGTTTATGACGACCGCGTAGAAATCACAAATCCGGGAGGTCTACCTAAAGGTCTGGCAAAAAAAGACTTTGGAAAGATATCAGTAAGGCGGAATGAGCGCATTGCCGATCTGTTCTTCAGAATGGACAAGGTAGAGCTTGCCGGTACAGGCATACGAAGAATGAAAGAAGCTATGGTTCAGGCAGATTTGCCCCTACCGAAGATCAGACAAACAAACTTTTTTACTATCACCTTCAAACGGCTAACCTCAGAGGATATGGAAGAAATATTCCCATCGGGCGCAGCGCAGCGCAAACGTGTCGGTGCTACTCCCGGTGGGGGGGCAGAAAAGGGGGCAGAAAAGGGGGCAGAAAAGGGGGCAGAAAATCTTTCGCCGAATGAAAGTGCCATCTACAATCTTATATTCAAGAATCCTGCTATCAGCAAAGCAGCAATGGCGCTTGAAGGAAAGCTGACCAGAAAAACTGTGGAATACAACCTTAATAAACTCAAGGCAAAAGGACTTATCAAACGCATCGGCCCAGATAGAGGCGGACGTTGGGAGATTGTCGACAATCAATGA
- a CDS encoding thioredoxin family protein, producing MYWKKIFDMKLFAVTAIVLIGLLFIATPVSRPLFSGIQEVWAAESKAKALQKDAAMSSKKLPRLVDVGADKCIPCIAMAPILEELKKEYVGILDVEFVDVWKNPNAGQKYGIRGIPTQIFYDASGKELGRHMGFISKDQILQSFKKLGVELKSPAQKKTR from the coding sequence GCAATCGTTTTGATTGGCCTGCTTTTCATAGCAACCCCGGTCTCTCGCCCATTGTTTTCTGGTATTCAGGAAGTATGGGCAGCAGAGTCGAAGGCAAAAGCTCTTCAAAAAGATGCTGCTATGTCTTCAAAAAAGCTTCCCCGTCTTGTCGATGTGGGTGCCGATAAGTGCATCCCGTGCATCGCGATGGCGCCAATTTTAGAGGAGTTGAAGAAGGAATATGTCGGTATTCTTGATGTTGAGTTTGTTGATGTCTGGAAAAATCCGAACGCCGGTCAGAAATATGGAATCAGAGGCATCCCGACACAGATTTTCTATGATGCCTCGGGGAAGGAACTTGGCCGACACATGGGATTTATCTCGAAAGATCAGATACTTCAATCATTTAAAAAGCTTGGCGTAGAACTTAAGAGTCCTGCGCAAAAGAAGACCAGGTAA
- a CDS encoding SNF2-related protein yields the protein MQLTPYHAKYFAYELTKRCSSSSIGKFAASLSDAQVDLNPHQVEAALFAFRSPLSKGAILADEVGLGKTIEAGILLSQKWADRKRKLLIIVPSSLRKQWNQELIDKFFLPSMILETKSFNQEIKKGNLNPFKQHEIVICSYHFAKSKDAYIKQIAWDLIVIDEAHHLRNVYKPTNKIANMIKSAVAHSPKLLLTATPLQNSLLELYGLVSVIDEYAFGDLKSFKNQFSRFTGVDNFDDLKSRLKPICQRTLRRQVLEYIKYTNRIPVTQEFYPTENEQRLYDLVSDYLQRPALYALPVSQRQLMTLILRKLLASSTYAISGTLDALAKRLEAIIDRHGQPATPLEDNIFQNFETFDEVKDEWSEEEEGTVTEEEPAYTGDDIKLMREEIHSLRDFHTLARSIQKNSKGEVLLAALQRGFAQAQEKGAGKKAVIFTESTRTQEYLKRILDNTEHKGKIVLFNGSNNDRESKEIYRKWLEKYQGTDRPSGSKTADMRAALVDCFRDEAEIMIATEAGAEGINLQFCSLVVNYDLPWNPQRIEQRIGRCHRYGQKHDVVVVNFLNKKNAADQRVYQLLSEKFKLFEGVFGASDEVLGTIESGVDFERRIAQIYNSCRTEDEIQTAFDALQKEMETQIDETMNITRQNLLENFDEEVHEKLKVNLRESKAYLSRYENWLWELTRYYLTPYADFSSDDHSFMLREKPFPHEKIHSGPYRIGKNIEDANIYRVGHPLAQRIIEKCKVLSLPLQELIFHYSTTPKKITILEPLVNKTGWLSVVSFTISSFEAEDQILLCGIGDDGTELDNETCQRLFSLPGTISPNDVPIRDGVDSRIDRIRHRLETEVLQANAERNAGFFDTEMGKLEKWADDVKSSLEIDLKELDKDIKFHKTEAKKILSLEEKVKAQREIKEMEKKRNALRHNLFQAQDEVDVKKEKLIDEIEARLQQKLERNELFLIRWKII from the coding sequence ATGCAATTAACGCCATACCATGCCAAATATTTTGCCTACGAGCTAACTAAGCGTTGCTCGTCGAGTAGCATCGGGAAATTTGCTGCCTCACTGTCGGATGCCCAGGTTGACCTGAACCCCCACCAGGTAGAAGCTGCCCTCTTCGCCTTTAGATCGCCTCTCTCCAAAGGTGCAATCCTTGCAGATGAGGTTGGGCTTGGCAAAACAATTGAGGCTGGCATCCTGCTGTCGCAAAAATGGGCCGATCGGAAGCGCAAACTCCTCATTATTGTCCCTTCGAGTCTTCGGAAACAATGGAATCAGGAGCTTATCGACAAGTTTTTCCTCCCTTCCATGATCCTGGAGACCAAATCCTTCAATCAGGAAATAAAAAAAGGGAACTTAAACCCTTTCAAGCAGCATGAGATAGTTATCTGTTCTTATCATTTCGCAAAGAGCAAAGATGCCTATATCAAACAAATTGCCTGGGACCTTATTGTCATCGATGAGGCCCATCACCTGCGCAACGTCTATAAACCGACAAACAAGATTGCAAATATGATCAAGTCCGCCGTAGCGCACTCACCCAAATTGCTATTGACTGCTACGCCTCTTCAAAATTCACTTCTGGAACTGTATGGCCTTGTAAGTGTGATTGATGAATATGCCTTCGGAGATTTGAAAAGCTTTAAGAACCAGTTTTCGAGGTTCACCGGTGTAGACAACTTTGATGATCTTAAAAGTCGCCTTAAACCAATTTGCCAGCGAACGCTCAGAAGACAGGTCCTGGAGTACATCAAATATACAAATCGTATACCCGTTACCCAGGAGTTTTACCCTACTGAGAACGAACAGAGACTGTACGATCTTGTCTCGGATTATCTCCAGAGACCTGCCCTCTATGCATTACCCGTGAGCCAAAGACAGTTAATGACGCTTATCCTCAGGAAGCTGCTTGCCTCTTCTACTTATGCTATTTCAGGCACATTGGATGCCCTTGCAAAACGATTAGAGGCAATAATTGACCGTCATGGCCAGCCAGCCACCCCCCTTGAAGATAACATATTTCAAAACTTCGAGACCTTTGATGAGGTAAAGGATGAATGGTCAGAGGAGGAGGAAGGGACAGTAACAGAGGAAGAACCTGCATACACCGGAGATGACATAAAGTTAATGAGAGAAGAAATTCATTCCTTGCGCGATTTTCATACCCTGGCCAGGTCTATACAGAAGAATTCAAAGGGAGAGGTGCTCCTGGCAGCCCTCCAGAGGGGATTCGCCCAGGCACAGGAGAAAGGCGCCGGTAAAAAAGCAGTGATCTTTACCGAATCGACGAGAACGCAGGAATACTTGAAAAGAATCCTCGACAATACGGAACACAAGGGCAAAATAGTGCTCTTTAATGGTTCCAACAACGATCGGGAATCAAAGGAAATCTACAGGAAATGGTTGGAGAAATATCAAGGGACCGACAGACCGTCGGGCTCAAAGACGGCGGATATGCGGGCCGCACTGGTGGATTGCTTCAGAGATGAGGCGGAAATTATGATTGCAACAGAAGCGGGGGCGGAAGGCATAAACCTCCAGTTTTGTTCCCTGGTTGTCAATTATGATCTGCCATGGAATCCACAGAGGATCGAGCAGAGGATAGGAAGGTGCCACCGGTATGGCCAGAAACATGATGTGGTAGTCGTAAATTTTTTGAATAAGAAGAACGCTGCCGATCAGAGGGTGTATCAACTACTGTCGGAGAAATTCAAACTCTTTGAAGGTGTGTTCGGGGCAAGCGATGAGGTCCTCGGAACCATTGAATCAGGGGTGGACTTCGAGAGGCGCATTGCCCAGATTTACAACAGTTGCCGCACCGAGGATGAGATTCAAACTGCCTTCGATGCCCTGCAGAAGGAAATGGAGACGCAGATCGACGAAACCATGAACATCACAAGGCAGAACCTCCTTGAGAACTTCGACGAAGAGGTCCATGAGAAGCTGAAGGTTAATCTCCGGGAAAGCAAGGCTTATCTTTCACGTTATGAAAACTGGTTGTGGGAACTTACCCGCTATTACCTGACTCCTTATGCGGACTTCTCATCAGATGACCATTCCTTTATGCTCCGGGAGAAACCCTTTCCCCATGAGAAGATCCACTCAGGCCCTTACAGGATTGGGAAGAATATTGAAGATGCAAATATATACAGAGTAGGCCATCCATTGGCCCAAAGGATTATCGAGAAGTGCAAAGTGCTCTCATTACCACTTCAGGAATTGATCTTTCATTACTCCACTACTCCCAAGAAGATCACAATCTTAGAGCCCCTCGTGAATAAAACGGGATGGCTGTCCGTGGTTAGCTTCACTATCAGTTCTTTTGAGGCGGAAGATCAGATTCTTCTTTGCGGGATAGGCGACGACGGCACCGAACTTGATAACGAAACGTGTCAGAGACTCTTTTCGTTACCCGGAACAATAAGCCCCAACGATGTGCCGATCCGGGATGGAGTCGACAGCCGTATCGACCGGATAAGGCACAGACTGGAAACTGAGGTCCTTCAGGCAAATGCGGAGCGTAACGCGGGGTTTTTCGATACTGAAATGGGGAAGCTTGAAAAATGGGCAGATGACGTAAAAAGCAGCCTTGAGATCGATCTGAAAGAATTGGATAAGGATATCAAGTTTCACAAAACCGAGGCAAAGAAGATTCTCAGCCTTGAAGAAAAGGTGAAAGCTCAGAGGGAAATCAAGGAGATGGAGAAAAAGAGAAATGCCTTGCGGCATAACCTATTTCAGGCGCAGGATGAGGTGGATGTAAAGAAAGAGAAATTGATCGACGAAATTGAAGCCCGCTTGCAGCAAAAGCTTGAAAGAAATGAACTATTCCTGATAAGATGGAAGATAATCTAA